Proteins encoded together in one Thermoproteales archaeon window:
- a CDS encoding NADH-quinone oxidoreductase subunit C — MTEEEIANALKERFGDKIVSIEIPRKRRVFVEVSKDCYKDVVKFLLNDLDMKHVEGLTGVDAKDHFEVIVHIGYGISVSVKTKIPRDNPVIDSLCDIAKGVELYEREAYDLLGIVFEGHPNLKRFILPEDWPEGVYPLRKDYEAEHPEPLR, encoded by the coding sequence ATGACTGAAGAAGAAATAGCAAATGCTCTAAAAGAGAGATTTGGTGATAAAATAGTTAGTATTGAAATTCCTCGAAAAAGGAGGGTATTCGTCGAAGTTAGCAAAGACTGCTATAAAGATGTCGTAAAGTTTCTTTTAAACGACCTCGACATGAAGCACGTTGAAGGCTTAACTGGCGTAGATGCCAAAGATCACTTTGAGGTTATTGTGCATATAGGATATGGTATATCAGTTTCTGTAAAAACAAAAATTCCTAGAGATAATCCCGTTATTGATAGTTTATGCGACATTGCAAAAGGAGTAGAGCTATACGAGAGAGAGGCTTACGATTTGCTTGGGATAGTATTCGAGGGTCATCCCAACTTAAAGCGTTTCATTCTTCCCGAGGATTGGCCTGAAGGCGTTTATCCTCTTAGA